The genomic window TGTTGCGTCTCGCTCTGGCGATGCAGAAGTGATGGGTTTGAGGTTGGGTGTGTGAGATTAGGTAGGCGTTGGCTTCTTGGTTGGAAGACAAAGACTGTTTGCTAGCTTTACGAGTGATGACCTGCCGTGATGGTTTTGTAGTAAAACGCGGGTGAGGGAGAGATCGGTGTTGGCAAATAGGGTGGCGAAATGGGTCAAATGGTTGGGTTGGTTGATGAGGGGGTGGGTCAGTGACTGGTCCTTGCCGCTTGTGTGTGATGCCTGAGGCTCCCCAAAGGAGGTACCTAGTAGTATCCACGGAGTAAGACaagtaagtacctaggtaggtaggtaggtaccttcaCTACAAGGCGGGCTCCTTCTTTGCGGCAAAGTACCTGTTGCTTGTTCCCTCTCTTCGTTAGTCAGCAGCATAGCAACCGACGCAAGCCAAAGCTTGGTGGCGTTGCTGAGCCACATGATGCTGTGCACCACTGTACCCCCGCCGGGCTGCCATGGGTGTAAAGTCAAAATTTCCCTTGTGGCCTTGGTTCTTGGCCTGAGGCCTATTGAGGCCTATACGCGCTAACTAATCAATAGTAAGTCAAGACACGAAGGCTAATAATCCGAAGTTGCGCCTtattcctttttttattttagttTTTTGTTCTCTTTGTTTCTAAAAACACGCAACCATGAGTACCGGCGAGGTCCGAGAATACGGCCCCGATGCAAAACCGGCCATTTGTGGTCTGCAGACGGCTGGCGACCAGTCTGACGATTTACTACCATGGCGCCCAATCTGTCACCGTCCTTGCGAATTTGGCCTCGTGCATTTTGATTACGCCATGGTTAATGCCGTTAAAAACCCAAACCTCTTGTCTAGCTGGCTGTTCCGGGCGGAAATATTGTCCGAGATCGAACATGACCAGGCCGAGGTGTGCCCTGTGCAGGGGGAATCCACGCTACCTCGGTGCCCGGCTCTGCAAGGGTTCAGGCTCGAAAGAGCGTATCTTCGACAAATTATCCCACGAAACACCAGGAGAGACAGTCCAATGATTCAGAGCTGCACCTTCTATGTGGATTCCGCTCAAGACCCAGATACAGGCATTAGGAGAAGTCTCGTGCTCTATCTCCCTCATCTGGATTCCACAGAGGAGTTTCCCTACTATCATCCCCGAGTCCGAGGCGTTGGTCTGCTTCACGAGTGGAACGATGAGCAGGGCAAAGGCACCTTCTCTATCCACTACCAGCTGTTTCCCGAGGGGTCAATGACTCCCAGGCTGCAAAGCACAGCCCTTAATATGCTCTCAATACTACACAAGCTCGGCCAGGGCCAACTCAATGGCTACGTTAAGCGAGTGCATCATGACAGATTAGTTCCAAAGTCGGCACTACAAGACAGATACTCGGGCCTCAGAGATCGCTATGCCAAGGAGCTTGTCGGGGGGTGGGCAGAATCTACAGACCCCATGAAGCACGTATTTGAAGATCTCTGCATAGCTGCATTCTTGATTGAACTTTGGGCAGAGATGTATAAGACGCTCGAATTCCCAGGCTTTGTGGACATTGGTGCCGGGAATGGCCTCCTGGTCCATATCCTGAACCTGGAAGGTTACCGGTTAGTCTTGGTGTGATCTTGCGTAGTTGATGTTTCATCTTGATTTCTTTGCTCAACATCCTTTTCTAGAAATTGTGGCTGACAAAGATACAATGAGTGGGAGATAGTGGCTGGGGTTTCGATGCTAGAGCTCGGAAATCTTGGCATGTCTACAACGGTCTTCAAGCAGATGGTCAGCCAACTCTGCAGGAATTGGTTTTAATCCCCTCACTCGTTGGCCAGGAAGTCTCTCCAGGTAAAAATGACGTAGAAGTCTCGCCACAGACCGTGGGGGTCCACAATGGCGTGTTTCCCAAAGGGACCTTCATCATATCCAACCATGCAGACGAGCTGACTCCCTGGACGCCGCTGATCGCCACCGCTTCTGGATGTCCATTCCTAGCCATCCCATGCTGCAGTCACAACTTGACCGGCGCCAGGTTCCGGGCCCCACGGCCAACAGACAAGAGCAAGTCGCACTCTGCCTATTCCAGTCTCGTGGCCTGGGTTTCCGATATCGCGACCGACTGTGGGTGGGAAGTAGAGTCCGAGATGCTGCGGATACCTAGTACTAGAAACACGGCTATCGTCGGAAGGCATCGTACAGTTGATATCACCGAGGTGGCCATCGACCAAGTTATTGCCAGGTACGGGGGTTCTGGCGATTACTGTGAGAACGCCATGAAACTTGTCAAGTCCATCTCTCCACGGAGACACTAGCATAGAGCATACAGCCTCAGCtgacctacctaggtaggtttgCTAGGCCGTACCTGAGAGCTCTTGTTGTCCTGTCAGATTACTATATTGAGTTGGTCAGCACGTGACGAGTGTATGCCAGGGCATAGAATGAAAACATCTAAATTTCGTCTTACCACCTCAAGCGTCAGTCGTCGTCCCAATGCATCCTACTGATGATAACAGGACGAGCTGGATCCCAAGGACCATGGATTTCGTTCTTGTACTTTTGCAGCCCGAGCAGCCACCAGCTGCACCCACCCATCGCTATAGCGGCAATAAAACAGGCTGCCACCATGCCAAGAAGTCCGCTCCTCCACGGAAAACCCGCGTTGGTGCCGTTGCCGGCTAACGTAAGACCAACGCCAACACCGGCGCCCGCCACGAGCAGAAATGTGAGTAAAACGTGGAAGCGCCAGCTCCGATGGCGTGCATAGCGTCGAAACACAGGGAACAGGCCAAATACCTCAATGCTGAAGATAGTTAAGCCGAACACCTGCCCGGTTGACGGGAGGCGACTTGCCAAAACTGTCGATGCCATCAATGCCGCATTGGTAGACAATGACGCAACAGATATATGATTAACGCCTGTCCAAGTTCCCGAGTAGTCGAAGAAGAAAATGTTGATGGCAAGTAGCCAAAAGGACATTGCCCAAATGCTGTCAGAAGACGTGGACCGGGTCAAAGACTTCAAAATCGGAGAGAGGCCCAGGAGAGTGAAGTAAATGAGAAGCGCCGACTTGAGCGCGTTTGCACGTAGCTGTGCTCTTCCACCTCGGAGGGGGGAAGAGGGCCTGTGCTTTGGGGACAGCGACGTTGCCGTAGCCAATAGGCCGTTTCCGCTCGCATGAGAGGCTGTAGAGACCAATGAGCTAGCCGAAGTGGACTGCGGGTGCGCGCTGATGGACAGCAAACTGCCCCGCCGGCTTCCTCCTAGTTGGTCATTGTTGCCGACAACAGCCAGCCGGGGCCGCTCCGAGGTGAATCCTACACCCGTTGGTCTGGGCCCGCGGGACCTGGAGCGCTGCTTTCGGGGCGAAGATCGCCCGTTGGGGGGATTTTCGGTGACGTCGTTGTCGCCGGCGCCCTCAGCAGCCTCGAGGCCGACCCAACGATCATAAAGGCACCACCCCAGAAAGGTCTCGAAGCTGGAGACGCTCACAACCGTTATGGGACTAATCCGCTCTTGAAAGATGCCTACAAAGCAGGCAACGAATATTATGACGGAACAGACATGCTGAACGATGACAGTCGAGTCGGCGACCAGAGGCCAGAATTGGTAGGGCTGGAGGCGTGGATTGCGCTGTAGGTTTTCGAGGAACGTGGCCTGATCAGTGTAATTGTCCGGGTCTGTTCTCCAAAATGGGAATCCGTTTAGTAGATATTCAACCTCGTTGGCTGAGTGCGCGAAGGAGAGGGGGAGGGGTCAATGGGATGAACTAACAGGATTGCTTCACCCAAAGTAGCTTCTTCCAAGCACGCTTGCCTCTCCTCCGGCTCCGGCTCCGGTCATCACGCTGCTGATGCAAGCGCCGCGGGTTGTTCACGTCGACATCGGTGGCACCCGACAGCCTAGCCGGAACCAGATATGACGACGAGCCGGTGCGGGTAGCCAGGGTCTTGGTATATGGTAAGTCGGAATCCGATGGTAAAGATGACTTGTTCAGACCCGATGGAGGTGCCATAAGGCAAGGGTCAATTGGTTCCGAAGGGCGCCCCGAAGGTAGCCCAAAGCGGATGTGTACACAACTGCGAGGTAGTCACGGACGTTTGTCGAAAGGGCTGACTGAGGATTGAGCTCGCGGGAGCGTAGCTAGGTATGTCAGCTGCACTCGGTCAAGCGAACTGATGCCTGGTCTACAATAGTCTAGATCGAGTAGACCCTGCGCGCGTTTGTTGCTTTAGGGACTTGGCATTGTGGCTAAATCTGACAATATTTGGACCGCGAATGGCATCCAGGGGGGGGCCAAATTTGGGCGTCGATCGAGTGgggtctagactagaccttGGGCTTTGCGCGACCAGCCGGCTGTGTTGAAGTCTTGGCTTTCTTGCTGTAcggtactttttttttttttttttttttttttggacagGAAGGGGGGGGGGTCAGCGGAGGAGCAAATAACTGTCTTGGCTAAGATACAATCAAGGATGCATAGATCAGCATACAGTACACGACTTACAAAGCTAAATTTTCAATTGACTTGCTCCTCAATCATAGCTGTCTGTCTAGGTTTCTTGGTAATCACACCAAACAAACAGTCACCATTGCAGCACATACTGTCTATATACAGTAGTAGGTTTTGCCGGAGGACTGCGTAAATTTAACTCTTTTGAGCGTAGGTAGCGTAGCAACAAAGTCGCGTCCAGAGTCCAAACAGGCCAGAATTTGCGTACCGTACAGTAGTCTGTATTGGGTGGGTGGGCTAATCAGTGGGGTAACTGCTAGGCTCTAGCTTCCCAACCTGCTTGTCTTTTGCGATGCAGGCAAAGACCTAAGCAATGTGCTTGGACCAGCCGATGTGATTGGCAACAGCAACCAGGTCCTGCGTTGTA from Pyricularia oryzae 70-15 chromosome 4, whole genome shotgun sequence includes these protein-coding regions:
- a CDS encoding phosphatidylinositol N-acetylglucosaminyltransferase subunit C; translation: MAPPSGLNKSSLPSDSDLPYTKTLATRTGSSSYLVPARLSGATDVDVNNPRRLHQQRDDRSRSRRRGKRAWKKLLWVKQSYPDNYTDQATFLENLQRNPRLQPYQFWPLVADSTVIVQHVCSVIIFVACFVGIFQERISPITVVSVSSFETFLGWCLYDRWVGLEAAEGAGDNDVTENPPNGRSSPRKQRSRSRGPRPTGVGFTSERPRLAVVGNNDQLGGSRRGSLLSISAHPQSTSASSLVSTASHASGNGLLATATSLSPKHRPSSPLRGGRAQLRANALKSALLIYFTLLGLSPILKSLTRSTSSDSIWAMSFWLLAINIFFFDYSGTWTGVNHISVASLSTNAALMASTVLASRLPSTGQVFGLTIFSIEVFGLFPVFRRYARHRSWRFHVLLTFLLVAGAGVGVGLTLAGNGTNAGFPWRSGLLGMVAACFIAAIAMGGCSWWLLGLQKYKNEIHGPWDPARPVIISRMHWDDD